In Beijerinckiaceae bacterium, the sequence GCCGGAGACGAGCGCGTGGGCCAGGTGGCCGCGGCTATTCCAGGGCTGGCGCAATTTCTTTGATCCTCAGCCTAATTTCGGCACACCATCTGCGCACAAGGTTTGCATGGATATTAACAGCCAACCAGATTTGTGGCGGGAAAGCGACGCGCCCTATGTCCATGTCCAACTTACGGATTTTGTCTCATTAGCAGCTGGCCGGCCTCAGGTAAGGCTCTCGGTCAAACTAATTGGCAAGCCGGACGTTAGGCAGGGCGAAGCAAGGAGCAATGCTGCTTAGGGCAAAGCGCATGATTGGAGACGAGGCGAATGGGTGAACTCATTGCTTTCAAGCCAGCGGCCGACAACGCTCGATTGAAGGCGCCGCCGATCGACCCCGGCATGATCGTCATTTTCACCGGAATTTGGCATGAGCGACTCAGGGATCAAGCTCCAAAGCCAAAACGGGCTGCCTGTGGTGCCGCGAAGCGATCCGGCAAGAGCCGTGGCAAGACGGGAACCGATTCGACCAAATAAGATCAATCCTGTGCGAGGGGCTCGGAGGAGCAGCTCGCCGACTTGATTCGCGCTTCCGCATCCGCGCGCTCACCGGGATAAGCGGCCAGGGCATTGAGAAAAATGAAGCCCTGCTGCTCCGGCGCAAGCAGCCGCAAATCCTGGGTCGGATTATCTTCATCGTCGTCGGCCTCGACAACTTCCAGCTGCGCGGGCGTCAAAACGACAACGTCGATCTTGTTTTGTTGTGCCGCAAGGTCCGTCAGCGAATAAAATACCTTTCCGTCAGGCGTACGAAACGAGATGGTAAGAAGCCGATTGGCTTCGACACCGGCGTGCAGCCGCAGGGGACCTTGCGCAAGATCGTAAAGACAAACGGCTTGGACCATCGCCGGATCGGCGAAGGGCATGAATTGCGTTTCCGGGCCCGGAGGCGGCAAAAGCGTCAATTCCCCAGGTTTTGCTAGCTCATCAAGCCGCGCATATGCCTTCTTGGCTGCGTAACCCGGCAGCGCGAAAATCGCCGCGATGTGGATAATTCCGGCGATGGCTAGGGCCCCGAGCAGCCAGAGAAGCCCGGCAAGCAAGCGATCGAGCGCGTTCATTCGCAACGGCCTCTGACAATCTGCGGCATATCCGCGGCGTCAAGCGCCGTCATGGCGCCGTTGAGCTCCGAATCGTAGAGATGCAGAACCAGGATGAATTTCGAAGTATCGCCGATCGGCAGCCAATTGCCCGCGCGCGCGTGCCGGGACAGCGCGACCTGGAAAGCCCCATCACTGCCGCGAAGAATTTCGCTGGACGTAAAGCCATGCCGATCCGCCTTGCTGGCGACCGGGAGGCCGGAGGGGGAGAGCAATGTCAGCGTCCAAAAACGGGCCCGAGGCATCCGCCCCTGCAAGGTGTAATCGCACTCCGAATACAAGTCCGAGCCCTCGCTATCACGCCGGGCGATAAAGCTGAGACCTTCCGACACGCTCAAAGGAACTTCGCCCGAATAGGCCAGCATGGCTCGGGTATAGGGGTCGACGTCGGGCGTTCCGCTGCGGGGCCAGCCAGTCCAGGGGCCGGCCACAATGGCCCCAAAGCCAAGGCCGTTTTCGAGCACAACAAAGGTCAGCAATAGTCCCAGCACAGTCCCAACGACGAGGGCGGACAGAAATTTGCCTAAGATTGTTCCGCGCGGCCGGTATACAGCTTTCAAATTGATGATCGTGCCAACACTCATCCGCCGCCTCCGGCGGGAGCCTTGGCCGGGGGCGTGCGCATCTCATTGCCGGTTGCGCCGCCGCTGGTTCCATCAGGCGATACTCTTGCGTCGCTTCGCAGCTTTTCCATGTTGGTCATGGTGGCCTCGATCGCGGTGATTGCCGCCGCCGAGCGCGCCGAGAGACTGGCCGGCCGACGCGGACCCTCGGCAGCTCCAGAGCCTGACGCGGCACTGGGCTGCGCCGCCGCCACCGCGGGAGCAGGTCGCCCGGGTAAGGGCTTCAATTCAATGCCCTGATGCGCATATTGCATGACTTCATGCCAAGTTCCGGCGGGCAAAGTACCGCCGGTCATTTTCTCCATGGGCGTATCGTCGTCATTTCCGAACCAAACCGCACCGACATAATTGCCGGTAAAACCGATGAACCAGGCGTCTTTATAACCGTTCGTTGTGCCGGTTTTTCCGGCGACCTCGATATTGTCGAGTTGCGCGCGTTTCCCGGTGCCGGCCAGGACGACCTGCATGAGCATCGAGTCCATGGTCACGATCGTGTCCGGATTAATCACCTGACGTGGCCTCGGCCCGTCGCGGTCATGCCGATAGATGACCTCGCCGCGGCTGTTGGCGATCTCCACCGCACTGTAAGGAGGGACGCGTAAGCCTCCATTGGCGAAAACACAATAGGCCGATGCCATATCGATCACGGTGACCTCCGCCGCCCCGATCGGCAGGGAGACGGTATCGGTCAAAGGCGTCGTCAGTCCCATGCGGCGCGCGGTATCGACGATTTTGGCGCGGCCCGCCCTTGGGCTTCCGTCGCCAATCGCGATCGACAATCGGACGGCCACTGTATTCAGCGATCGGGCCAAGGCATTGACCAGCGGCAGGGAGCCCGCATAGCTGCCGCCGTAATTGTGCGGACACCAATTGCCGATGCATATCGGGGCGTCGACGACAATGGTCGAAGGCTTGAATTTGCCCGTCATCAGCGCTGTCAAATAGACGAAGGGTTTGAACGAAGAACCAGGCTGGCGCAACGCATCGGTGGCGCGATTGAATTGGCTTTCGCCGTAGTCGCGTCCGCCAATCATCGCCCGGAGCGCGCCGAGCGGTTCCATGACGACCATGGCAGCTTGTTTCGCGTGATAGGCGGGCCCATGTTGACGCAATTGATCCTCGATCGTGGCATCTGCGCGTTTCTGCAGATTGCTGTCGAGGGCGGTGCGCACCGTCAGCACCCGATCCTCGCCGAGCTTATTCGCCTCGGAGAGTTTCTTCACTTCATCATAAGCATAATCAAGGTACCAGTCCGGATCGACATCCCTGTTGCGGTCGACGGGCGTGGCCGGGTTGCGTAAGGCCGGGTAGATCTCGCCCTCGGTCAAATAGCCGGCCTCGACCATATTGTTCAGGACGTCGTTGGCGCGCGCGCGGGCGGCGGGCAAATTGATGTGTGGCGCGAATTTGGTCGGTGCCTTGAAAAGACCGGCGATCATCGCGGCTTCGGCGAGCGAAAGGTCGCGCACGGATTTGCCGAAATAGAATTCAGCCGCAGCCTGTACGCCGAAAGCGCCGCCACCGAGATAGGCCCTGTCCAGGTAAAGGCGCAGGATCTCGCGTTTTGGCAGCCGGTATTCGAGCCAGATCGCAAGATAGGCTTCGTTGATTTTGCGCTCCAATGTTCGCTGGTTGGAAAGAAACAGATTCTTTGCCAACTGCTGAGTGATCGAGGAGCCGCCTTGCCGCACCGAATCGGACCGCGCATTCACGGTGAGGGCGCGCAGCGTGCCAATCACATCGATTCCGAAATGTTCAAAGAAACGCCGGTCTTCCGTGGCAATCACGGCATGGATCAGATTGTCGGGAAGATCCTGGAACGAAACCTTGTCGTCATGCATGATTCCCCGGCGGCCGACCAATTGCCCGTAACGGTCGAGAAATGTCACCGCAAGGTCGGTCTTCTTCAGCCAGTTGTCAGACGTGGTTTCGAGGAAGGCGGGCTGTGCGAGCGTGAGCGCGACCATGCCGAGGCCCACTCCTATGGTGAGTGTCTCGCAGGCGAACTCGTTCAGCACGCGCCGCCAGCCGGCGATATGGAATCGATCCATGAATGCCGAGAAAGACGCATAGCTTGCCCGTGAGCGCTCAAAGCTTGCATGCAGCGAGGAGTCGACGAAAGCATCGAAGGCGAGCAGGGCCCGCGCTATTTTCTGACGTAGCTGCGACGATCGTGGACCATCGAACAATTTTATGCTCCCTCGCAAGCCGAGGTGGGTGTGATAGGCGGCGGCAGTTTAGCAATCCCCTTGACGATTGCCAGAGGCAAGTGCCAAGTCCGGCGGACATTGAACCTGGGCACATCTCAATGCCGCCACCTCCGCTACGGTTTAGGCCCGACAAATCCGGCGAAAAAGCGCCGGAGGCGCCCTCATGCGTCAAGCAGGAGCTTGCTCAGTCCGAGCCATTTTGGAAGCAAAAACCACTCGAAGCATTCAGCCGCACTGAATGGGAAAGTCTTTGCGATGGATGCGGTCGCTGTTGCCTTGTCAAATTAGAGGACGAAGACACCGGCGAAATTTATTTCACCGACGTCGGCTGCAAGCTTTTAGATGCAAAGACATGCCAATGCACCGATTATGCGCATAGGCGCCGGAAGGTAAGTGATTGTATTAAACTCACGCCGGACACGGTGCGAAGGCTCAGCTGGCTGCCGCCCTCTTGCGCCTACCGTTTGGTTGCGGAAGGCCGCGATCTGGCCTGGTGGCATCCGCTGGTTTCGGGCTCGGCAACCAGCGTGCATGAGGCCGGCGTTTCGGTCCGTGGCCGTGTTCAGGGGTCGGAAAAAGACGTCAAACTCAAGGATTACATAGATCATATCGTGGCCTGGCCCGGCAAAAAGCCGCGGCCTAGTCCCCATGGGAAGTCCGGCTTGCCGAACCAGCCTAAACCCGCCTGATTGGGATTGCCGGAGGCTTGACTAAGCCAGGAGTTTGTAGGTGACCGAGACGCCCGTGCTTCCCTGTTTCGATTTGAGCCGGCTCGATCACCCCGGGGCGGACCGCTCGCGTTTTTTGGCCGAGCTTCGCGAGACGGCGCATGGGTCCGGCTTCTTCTATTTGATGGGCCACGGCATCCCGGACCAACAGTGCGAAGAGATTCGCGCTGTCGCCCGCAAATTTTTTGCGCTCCCGGACGCAGACAAGCTCGCCGTCGAGATGATCCATTCACCGCATTTTCGGGGCTACACCAGAGCTGGGCGGGAGTTGACGCGGGGGCGCCCGGATTGGCGCGAGCAATTCGACATCAACAGTGAGCGGCCATTGACCTGGCAGCTGGGCGAGCCCGCCTGGAAGCGGCTACAAGGTCCCAATCAATGGCCCCCGTCATTGCCGGAGCTTCGCGCGGCGTTGCTCGACTGGCAGTCTGCTGCGACCCATGTCGCCGTCAGACTGCTACGCGCTTTCGCCGAGTCGCTCGGGCAAAATCCTGACTTCTTTGAGCCGATTTATCGTGACGCGCCGAACCAGCACATTAAGATCATTCGTTATCCGGGCAGCGATTCGCGGGATAGCGGGCAGGGCGTGGGCGCCCACAAGGACAGCGGCTTTCTTACCCTAGTGCTGCAAGATGCCCAGGAAGGATTGGAGATCGAGACGCAAGACGGACGCTGGCTAAAGGTAGAACCACGCGAAAATAGTTTTGTCGTCAATATCGGTGAACTTCTGGAGCTTGCCACGAACGGCTATTTGCGGGCAACGGTACATCGCGTCGTTGCGCCGCCCTGTGGCAGCGAACGGCTGTCGGTTGCCTTCTTTCTCGGTGCTCAGCTTGATGCCACCGTGCCTTTGCTCAGTCTTCCTGCCGCCCTCGCCGCAGAAGCACACGGGCCGGCAACCGACCCCGACAATCCGCTCTTCCAGCACGTGGGAACAAATTATTTGAAGGGCAGATTGCGTTCGCATCCAGATGTGGCAAAACGCCACTATTCGGGCTTTGAATAACAAATGCCCGAGTGAATGGCCAGGATGCCGATCGCCCAGGCCAAAATAAAGGCTGTCCGGCGGCATATCGACCGAGACCTTAGCTTAGCATTAAGCATCGATGGCTGCCAACTGGCCTTTAGGCTGTGACAGACAGGCCAGTTTTTTGGCCCGGGACTGGTCAACGCAAGCATGGCGCTTTAGATTTATTACAAAGCGGATCCGCTCAGGCGGATTTCCGCCATATCGGCCAACTACCGAATGGTGTGGACCAGGAACGGCTTGCCGCCGTGGCAAAAGTCTAGCTGGAGTCTCGGCTTGATCCGCGAGGGGGAATTCAAGTGGATAAGGAAACGGGGGAAGGTTTTCTTTTGCGCGAAAGGATCGCCGAATCCTCGCGCACGGGAAGGGGTGTTTCCAGCCGAGAGTTTAGCGAGGCGAAGAAAATCCTTCGCCTGCCTTTGGTCAGCGTCATTGTCGTAAACTATAACTATGGCCGGTTTCTCCGCGCCGCGGTCGATTCCATATTCGGCCAGACCTATGCGAATATCGAATGCATCATCGTCGATAATGCTTCGACCGATGAAAGTGCCGACGTTCTCGTTGGGATCGAGGCGCGTTACCCCAACGCCAAGATCATTCGCCGCGCCGAAAACGGCGGCCAAACGCCGGCGGCGCTCGACGGGTTCGCAGCGTCGTCCGGCCCTTATGTCATCTTCGTCGATGCCGATGATCTCTTGCTCCCGGCCTGCGTCGCGACCCATGTCTTCGTGCATCTCTCGCTGCGCGTTCACGTCGGCTTTACCTCAGGGGACATGCTCCAGGTATCGGGCGACCAGGTGGTCTTGGGAACCGAAAATGCTTTCAACCGAATCTTGCAAACCCGCAGCGGGATCAAGCGACGCGCGGTCCGGCCTTATAAACACAGTCTTGGGGAGACTTGGCCGTCCGAGAGTTTCGACCGAGGCATTCTTACAAAAATTCGATTCGTGAAGCCGACCAAGGAATGGGTTTGGTCTCCGACGTCTGGCAATTGTTTTCGCCGCGACGCACTATGCCTTTTCAGCGACAATCCGGCGTTGCGCGACTTGCGGACCGGCACCGACCTCTATTTTTGTCTTGGGATCAACGGCGTCAGCGGCAGTGTCCTGATCGACGAGGCGGTCGCCGTCTATCGTCTGCATGGCAGCAACATTTATTCGCAACGGCCCCAGTTGAATAAGGTTCTTTGCTATGAGCAGGGCGGGGCTGGCGACAGCAACGCGCAGGCTAGAGCGGTTCTGATCGATCATTTGGTGGAACAGGCCGGGCGATTCGTCGGACGCGGCTGGTTTTGGCTAAATTATTTCCTGCTTCTGTGGCGACTGGATTGTGCGGATCCGGATCCACGTGCGCCATCCTGGGCGCAAAGATCACGTCTGGCCACCGCTCTCGTAAGTCATTTCGACGTGATCACGCCGCTCTTCGGAGCAAGGTTTATCAAGGCGTGGTTGGCTCTACGCTTCGTGCCTTTGAAGGTGATTTCGCGTCTGGGGAAAAATCCCAAGGAGCCATTTATCCGGATGCCCTGAACGACTCCCGTGGCCTCGGGGGGACTAATGGGGTCCGGGTGTCACCTTTTGTCAAAAAAATTGAGTTGTATCAATTTGCCCGATGCTCCTTTGTCGTTGCATAAGTCCTCTGCTGCCGACGGGGATTCGCGGCGTTGCTCCGCGAAACATAGATCGAGGCACGCATCCAGGCGCAAAAGGACAGTACTGACGTGGGCTCGGATCTCCCTTGGTGGCTTCCACTTTCGGTTCTGGTATGGGCGGCTCAAATGGCCGTCTTTCATGGTGTCGGTCTGTTTTTCGAGTGGAACGACAGAACCGGGGCGCTGTCTGCTTTCAAGGTGCGCGACGTTGAACGGTTGAGCTACCGACAATTATTGCCCCGGGTTCTTACCAATCAGGTCTTCATTTTGCTTCCGGCGATGGTCGCCCTGCAATATTCCGGGCTGGCGTTCACCGGGGCGGCCCATCTCAGTCTTTTCCATTTTCTTTTTGCGATGGTGCTCATGGGGATCGGGCACGACATCGTGCAATATGTTTTCCACCGTTTTGTTCTGCACAGGCCAAGTCTGATCCGCAAACTTGGGCATAGCGTGCATCATTCGACGGGCGCCAGCAGAAGCATAAGCGCCTGTTATATGAGTCCGGCGGATTTCTTCCTTGAGATCGTTCTGCCTTATCTGATTCCGCTGACGCTTGTCGGCGCCGGCGCCGATGTTGCCTTTCACATCACCGTCGCGAGCCTTGGGGCCTTCGGCGGACTTTACGAACATTCCGGCTATGATTTTTCGGTCCGTCTGAAACGGGATGGATCAAACTCCAGACTTCAGCCGACCGCTTGGCTTGCCGCTCTGTTGACGAGCAAAGCCCATGGCGAGCATCACCGCCGCAGCGATGTCAGCTTCAGCGATGGGTTCGGCTCTCCGGGGATCTGCGACACGATCTTCAAGACCCGTTGGGACCTCGTCGAGGCCGCCAGCAAAGCCATGCCTCAGGCAATCAGGGACGAGCAAACCGCCGCGCGCCGGAGAGCCAGGCGAAGCCGACTCTCGTAACACTCCGGCGCTAGAGCGCTTCCCGATCAGATGGAATCATCTGATCGAAAAGGAATCGCTCACGTTCAACGAGTTGGAGCATGTTCTGATCGAAAAAGTCGGTCAACTTTTTCGGAACATGCTCTTGAGCGGGATGAGGAAAAGTGGGGACCGGTTTTCCGCCAGCATCCCGCTCTAAAATTTTGGAATCGATCACGTTCATGATTTTGGAATGAGTCAATCCAAAATCATCGTGATCTAGTTGGGACTTCGCCTAGGCCGGCGAATGTGTGGATTCGATGGTCTGGATGACTTCGAAACCTTCAAATTCGGGGGCCCCTAGAGTCATCGGCTTGCGTTCGCCCGCTTGTCGATGGGCGGCGCGAAATTGTTCGGACTTGGTCCAGGCGATAAAATCTTCCTGCGACGCCCAGATTGTGTGGGACGAATAAAGTATATGGTCCTCGCGTTCGGGCCCACGCAGCAGGTGGAATACGCAAAAGCCCTTGATCTCATCGAGATGCGACTGGCGCGTCGCCCACACTTCCTCGAAGGCTTTGCATTCCTCCTTGAGGACCTTAAAACGGTTCATGGCGATGAACATTTCGACTTCTCCGGGATGGGTGCGACCGCGCGTGTTGCTTAACTATATCAATTTCCGGTTGGGTGCAGCAAACTTGGAACGACGTTAAGCCCGATTACGCGCGGTGAAACGAGCAAAGCGGACCGATTTGGCGGAGAATTTGATGCGACAAGCTTTGGCGATCTTCCTGGGCGCCGTCGCTGCAATAGGGGGTACGATCATTCGCCTTAGCTGCACGGCTCGAACCCCTCGAATATGATCTGATCTGCCCACAATTGGGCGCGCGGGAGATCCTGCTGCGAACGTATGGTCCATGTCATGACCGGCATGCCGATCGCCTGCCTGCACAGCAAAGGCACGGCATGCGGGAGATTGCCAAAATTCCAAGACAGGAAATCCGGTTGCGCGAGTGGAAAGTCCCTGAGATCTTCGAAGCTCTTGCGTTGCTCATGGGGTAGAGGCGCCCATTCCTCGTCGTCGTAGCGCGCCTGCGCGACGAGGCCCAGGGGGCACGCCGCGCCAGCCTTTCGCAGATGAACAAGGATTGCGGGATCGAAGCTTTTCAGACAAGCCGGCCCCGAATATGCGGTCACAATGGAAAGCGCGCGCTCGGCCACGCGCATATCGCCGTCATAGCGGCTTTTGATTTCAATCACGGCGGGCACGCGGCCGCCGATTGCCGCCAGAAATTGTGAAAGAGAGGCGATCTTATCTTCGCACTCGCGATACGCCAGCTGGCCCAGCGCGTGGGCGGTCAACGCATCGACAGGGCCTTGCGACAGCATCAACCGGTCGAGGGTGAGGTCGTGAAACACCACGGCCTCGCCATCTTCGGAACGTTGAACGTCGCATTCGATCGCATAATTTTTGGCAACGGCCGCTGCTGCCGCCGCCGGTGTATTCTCGATCAGCCCCAGTCGTTTGGAATGAAGTCCGCGATGCGCGATCGGCCGGCCCGTGAGCCAGTCCGGCGCATTTAGCTCACGCGATTTCAAGCGCTGGCGATTTCGAACAAGGCTTCGACCTCGACCGCGCTGTTCAGAGGCAATTCAGCGACGCCAACGGTCGAACGTGCGTGCCGACCCTTATCGCCAAGGACTTCGACGATAAAGTCAGACGCGCCATTCATGACGCTTGCAAGATTGGTGAAACCGGGCGCCGCATTGATGAATCCACCGAGCCTGACGCAGCGTGAAATTTTGTCGAGATCGCCTAAAGCGGCCTTGGCCTGCGCGAGGATATTAATCGCACATAGTCGCGCCGCCTCTTGACCGGCGGCACCGGAAACCTGGGCGCCGAGCTTGCCGATATGGGCAGCACCGAGCTTGCCGTCTGGACCAAAGCAGAGCTGGCCGGAAACGACAAGGAGCGAGCCGGAAACGACAAAGGGAACGTAATTAGCAACCGGAGCCGCAGGCGTGGGCAGCAAGACACCCAAGGCCGCCAATTTATCCTCCGCCGTCATGCACTCACTCCTGTTTAGATCGGGCTCTAATGCTTTAAAGCATGGGTTCCGAAAATGAGAATCGGTTTCGCCAAAACAATTATGCAAGATATCAAAGGCTAGCGCTCATCTCGTTTTGGCTTGAACTAAGCCCGATAGAACGGTGGGAAACTATTTGATTGCAATATCAGAATCCCCAAACCTTGCCGGTGAGGGTTGCCAGTGGCGTTTCCTGACTCTAAACTCAAGCCGATACGGAAAGGAACGCAGGTTGGACCGAGAGCGTGATCCTGAACGCCATGAGCGTGACCCTATGACATCCGCGATGTGAAACAAATAGTTCATGGTTCGTGGATTAAATGAGCGACCGGTAGAGAGGAGCATGGTTTTGATGCAAAACCAGCGCTTTGAGCGGTCTGCCCGGTAGCCGGAGTCAACGAAAATCAAGAGGGTGTCTCGACCCTCAATTACTGGCGCCTGCGACCGTGCGTCTCCAAGCTTGGATTGGATTTGCTGAGCGCCCGACCCTTTGAGGAACAAACATAATGCAAGGTATTTGTGGCTGTTTTCTGCTCATAGGCGCATTGGCTTTCGTCCTTGCGCTTCAGGGTTCTTCTTTGCCGACCGCATCCGCCGCGAATTCGGCAACTTCAAACCCCGCGCCCGCGCCTCAATCGAAGACGGGTCCGACGAAGCAGATTTCGCTGGTCTCTCATCGCGCTGTCTATGATCTAACCCTCGCAAAGTCGGTTGGGACCAAAAGCCCAACTGCGGCGCAAGGCCGCATCGCATTCGATTTCACCGGCTCCGCCTGTGACGGCTATGTCCAAAACTTTCGGCAATTGACCGAGTTGCAACCCGCCGAGGGCCCGACCCGTGTGTCCGACATGCACTCGGCGACGTTCGAGGATGCCGACAGCCGGAATTTTGACTTCAAGATGCAAACCAGCATCGACAATGCGGCGCCGGAGGCGGTCGACGGAAAGGCCGTTAAATCCCCCAAGGGGACGTTATCGGTCAACCTCAGCAAGCCGAAGCACAGCAAGTTCGATCTCGATCCGAACGTGGTTTTTCCGACCGAACATCTGAAACGAATTCTAGCGGCCGCGGCGGCAGGCGAGAACCTTCTTGAAGTCAAAGTTTTCGATGGATCGGAGACGGGCGAGAAGGTCTATGAAACGACGACTTACATCGGTCGCCCCATCGCCGATCCCGCCGTGGAGAAGGCGGTCCATATTCCCCAACTCGAAAAAGTTCGACGCTGGCCGGTTTCGATCAGCTATTTTGAAGCCGGAAAAAAGGACGATGCGCCGAGCTATACGCTTTCGTTCGACCTTTACGAAAATGGGATTTCGCGGGGACTGCGCCTCGATTACGGGGATTTCGTGCTTGCGGGAGAAATGTCCAGCCTCGAGCTGCTGCATGAGCCTGCCTGCACTAAATAGACAGATCGATCGCTGAACCGTGCAAGCCGATCGGTGGCCCTGTGACTATTCCGGTTCGATCCAGATCCTGCGTTGGATTGCCGGATCATGAGCGAACCGGAGATCATCACCGAGATTGCTGGCACTTGCGGCATTATCACGCTCAACCGACCCGCGGCCCTCAATGCTCTGACCTTGGGCATGGTGCGCGAGATGGCACGCGCTCTGGATCGCTGGGAGACTGATCCGAGCATCCATTACATTATCGTCAAGGGTGCCGGCGACAAGGCTTTTTGCGCCGGCGGCGACATCAGAATTTTATATGAATTGGGCAAGGCCGGACGCCATACCGAGCAGCTGAGCTTTTGGCGCGAGGAATATTATCTTAATCGTCGCATCAAGCTTTACGCCAAACCCATCATAGCCTTGGTTGACGGAATCGTCATGGGCGGCGGCGCGGGCGTATCGGTGCACGCATCGCATCTGGTCGCGGGAGATAAACTCAGCTTCGCGATGCCGGAAGTGGGGATCGGCTTTTGTCCCGATGTCGGGGCAAGCTTCTTCCTGCCGCGCCTCGCCGGCAGAAGCGGCCTGTATCTGGCTTTGACCGGCACGCGGATGAGTTGCGGAGATGCCGTGGCTTCTGGTCTGGGTCATATTTATGTGCCATCGACAAGACATGCGGATCTCCTAGGAAGGCTGATCGGTGGCGAGGACCTTGGGGCTGCCATCGCGGCCGAAACGGCGCTCCCGCCCGCATCGGCGCTGAGCGAGCACCGAGCCTTGATCGACCGCTGTTTTGCCGCGCCGACGATTCCTGGCATTCTTGCCGAGCTCGACAAAGAGGGCCATAAGGGGGCGGAGTTTGCCCGCGTTGCCGCCGAAGCGATCCGTTCGAAATCTCCGACTAGCCTTGCGATCGCATTGCATCAGATGCGAATTGGCGCCAATCTAAACATTGACGAGGCTCTACGGATGGAATTCCGCCTTGTCTCTCGCATCGCTCGCAATCATGATTTCTACGAAGGCGTGCGCGCGGTGATTATTGACAAGGATAATCGTCCCCACTGGAAGCCGGCTGAAATCGAGAACCTTACAGCGGCCGCCATCGAGTCTTATTTCGCACCTCTGCCCGAGGGTGAACTCGAGTTTCACACGCAAGTTTGTTGCCCATGATCTTCTCGCACCGATTGAACAAGTCAGCCGAGCCCGCCGATACAGGCGCGGCGATCCGCGTCGGCGAACCTGCAAGGATCGACGACGAAAAGGACCGCGCAGGGCTGGTTCTCGTGGTTTTCATGCGGGTGCTGGCGGCCCTTTGGGTTTTCCAGGGGATCTTGCAATGGATCGCAATTCTACTGCCGGCGGAACCGCTGTTTAATCAACTGAGCGTGCTGCGCGGAACGGCGGTTGTGTTTTTTGCGATTTTCGACTTTGTCGCAGCGGTCGGCTTGTGGCTGGCGACGCCCTGGGGCGGCGTCATTTGGCTGCTGGGCGCAATTGCGCAAATCTTCGTAGCGATTGCGTTGCCGGGTTTTTTTTCGGTGCTCTGGATCGGCGCCGATCTTGTTTTGATCGTGATCTATTTTGTTCTGACGTGGCGGGCCGGCCAAGCCGGTGCGCCATCGGGGTGGTCCCGGCGTCGGTGACGGCAGCCGGCGAGCTCAGAATTTAGCGGCGGCCTTTGACATCAAAACCCTCTGTTACTATCTTGAGGGTTCATCGGATCACCAGCGGCGGTCAGTCGCTGTAACCCTCACCAGAAAGCTGTGAAATGCGCGCCGAAGCCGAAGCGCTTGTCCAATCGATCGAGCAATCCATGGGATTGCTGAGGAGGCATCTTTGACGTCGATGCCGCAGCCCGCCGTCTTGCCGAGCTAAACGCCAAGGCCGAAAGCCCGACCCTCTGGAACGATGCCGAAGCCGCGCAAAAAATTATGCGCGAGCGGACCGAGCTTGAGGATCAACTCGGCTCGCTCAAACGTTTTGAAGGTGAACTCGGCGACGCGATCACGCTCATCGAACTCGCCGAGGCGGAACAGGATACGGGCGCCGAGAAAGAAGGGCTCGATCAGCTCAAGGCGCTCAAAGCCGAGGCCGAGCGCCGCCAAGTCGAAGCGCTTCTTTCTGGCGAGGCAGACGCCAACGACACTTATATCGAGGTC encodes:
- a CDS encoding glycerophosphodiester phosphodiesterase translates to MKSRELNAPDWLTGRPIAHRGLHSKRLGLIENTPAAAAAAVAKNYAIECDVQRSEDGEAVVFHDLTLDRLMLSQGPVDALTAHALGQLAYRECEDKIASLSQFLAAIGGRVPAVIEIKSRYDGDMRVAERALSIVTAYSGPACLKSFDPAILVHLRKAGAACPLGLVAQARYDDEEWAPLPHEQRKSFEDLRDFPLAQPDFLSWNFGNLPHAVPLLCRQAIGMPVMTWTIRSQQDLPRAQLWADQIIFEGFEPCS
- a CDS encoding DUF1849 domain-containing protein, yielding MQGICGCFLLIGALAFVLALQGSSLPTASAANSATSNPAPAPQSKTGPTKQISLVSHRAVYDLTLAKSVGTKSPTAAQGRIAFDFTGSACDGYVQNFRQLTELQPAEGPTRVSDMHSATFEDADSRNFDFKMQTSIDNAAPEAVDGKAVKSPKGTLSVNLSKPKHSKFDLDPNVVFPTEHLKRILAAAAAGENLLEVKVFDGSETGEKVYETTTYIGRPIADPAVEKAVHIPQLEKVRRWPVSISYFEAGKKDDAPSYTLSFDLYENGISRGLRLDYGDFVLAGEMSSLELLHEPACTK
- a CDS encoding 3-hydroxyisobutyryl-CoA hydrolase, with the translated sequence MSEPEIITEIAGTCGIITLNRPAALNALTLGMVREMARALDRWETDPSIHYIIVKGAGDKAFCAGGDIRILYELGKAGRHTEQLSFWREEYYLNRRIKLYAKPIIALVDGIVMGGGAGVSVHASHLVAGDKLSFAMPEVGIGFCPDVGASFFLPRLAGRSGLYLALTGTRMSCGDAVASGLGHIYVPSTRHADLLGRLIGGEDLGAAIAAETALPPASALSEHRALIDRCFAAPTIPGILAELDKEGHKGAEFARVAAEAIRSKSPTSLAIALHQMRIGANLNIDEALRMEFRLVSRIARNHDFYEGVRAVIIDKDNRPHWKPAEIENLTAAAIESYFAPLPEGELEFHTQVCCP